Proteins encoded in a region of the Acidobacteriota bacterium genome:
- a CDS encoding oxidoreductase, producing MERPLHTAHLVHQEWLSKSSETKHLVFSIEDMKRFDFTAGQFISMVAPHDGKTITRAYSLASAPRKNEFDLCLNRVEEGFFSNFLCDMKEGETVKFHGPHGTFVLRNPLRDSILIATGTGIAPIRGFVQWLFADESRHQEHEIHLVYGTRYPVDIYYKDYFDLIAHDFPNFHYVITLSRAPDDWKGERGYVQHQVRKIVMARPESERTNMDAYVCGLNDMISATRKLLKEELGWDRKQIIYERYD from the coding sequence ATCGAGCGGCCATTACACACGGCGCACCTCGTGCATCAGGAGTGGCTTTCAAAGTCGAGCGAAACCAAGCATCTGGTCTTCTCCATTGAGGACATGAAGCGTTTCGATTTCACGGCTGGCCAATTTATTTCGATGGTTGCGCCTCATGATGGCAAGACGATTACGCGCGCATATTCTCTTGCCTCGGCGCCGAGAAAGAACGAGTTTGATTTGTGCCTCAATCGCGTCGAAGAAGGATTCTTCTCCAACTTTCTATGCGACATGAAAGAAGGAGAGACGGTAAAGTTTCACGGTCCGCACGGCACATTCGTGCTGCGAAATCCGCTGCGCGACTCGATTCTTATCGCGACAGGAACCGGAATAGCTCCGATCCGAGGATTTGTGCAGTGGTTATTCGCTGACGAGTCGCGCCATCAGGAACACGAGATTCATCTGGTATATGGCACGCGTTACCCGGTTGATATCTACTACAAAGACTACTTCGATCTCATCGCGCACGACTTCCCAAACTTTCATTACGTAATTACGTTGAGTCGCGCTCCCGACGACTGGAAGGGTGAGCGCGGCTATGTGCAGCACCAGGTTCGAAAGATTGTCATGGCTCGTCCCGAATCAGAACGCACGAATATGGATGCTTATGTCTGCGGGCTGAACGACATGATCTCGGCAACGAGAAAGTTGCTGAAAGAGGAGCTTGGCTGGGACCGCAAGCAGATTATCTACGAGCGATACGACTGA
- a CDS encoding GWxTD domain-containing protein, translating to MHSSLVRKFSLLFIFSLLSVLPGFLVAQTASADVSNSSKPDQPAATIKTTNADQSSPDVDKRKRQLTDKEKKEQERRFKKEVETVYKKWLDEDVRYIITDEEKSAFKQLSNDEERDNFIEAFWARRDPTPDTVENEFKEEHYSRIAYSNEHFAAGIPGWKTDRGRMYIMYGKPDEIDSHPSGGTYERPMEEGGGETSTYPFETWRYRYLEGIGQEIIIEFVDTCMCGDYHMTIDRSEKDALKNVPGAGLTLYEQMGLASKADRFTNSGLEQLGAGPFNQNLQSKQFDRLEEFAKLNRPPAIKFKDLDEVVTSKVRYNLLPFDVRADFVRVTSDTVLVPVTLQIRKRNVTYVNKDGVERGTLNIYGRVTTLTGRIAQTFEDTVQDDQPAELLPKLLDNASIYWKALPLRPGRYRFDIVVKDVNGDRMGTWSRGIIVPDMSDDKGLTNSTLILADVMEKVPSKSVGAGNFVIGTTKVRPRLDSADGTPAKFNRNQKLNFWMQVYNLGINDQSKKSSAQIEYDIVNSATKKAVVHAVETTDQLGNAGDQITLEKSMSLASLEPGAYELTIKVNDNISKQSIAPTAKFLVQ from the coding sequence ATGCATTCTTCATTAGTCCGCAAGTTTTCGCTCCTTTTTATCTTTTCCCTACTCTCAGTTTTGCCGGGATTCTTGGTGGCGCAGACTGCGTCCGCTGATGTTTCGAATTCGTCGAAACCTGATCAGCCGGCCGCGACAATTAAAACCACGAACGCCGATCAAAGTTCGCCGGATGTTGACAAGCGCAAGCGACAGCTCACAGACAAGGAAAAGAAAGAGCAGGAACGGCGATTCAAGAAAGAAGTCGAGACCGTCTACAAAAAATGGCTCGACGAGGATGTTCGCTACATCATCACCGATGAAGAGAAGTCTGCATTCAAGCAACTCTCGAACGACGAAGAACGCGACAACTTCATTGAAGCCTTCTGGGCGCGGCGTGATCCCACGCCCGATACGGTAGAAAACGAATTCAAAGAAGAGCATTACTCGCGTATCGCTTATTCCAACGAGCACTTCGCAGCCGGCATTCCTGGATGGAAAACTGATCGTGGTCGCATGTACATCATGTATGGCAAACCGGACGAGATCGACTCGCACCCGAGCGGTGGCACCTACGAGCGTCCGATGGAAGAGGGTGGCGGCGAAACCTCTACCTACCCATTCGAAACCTGGCGTTATCGTTATCTGGAAGGAATCGGGCAGGAAATCATCATTGAGTTCGTCGACACGTGCATGTGCGGCGACTATCACATGACGATCGACCGCTCCGAAAAGGACGCGCTAAAGAATGTCCCTGGCGCCGGCCTGACGCTGTATGAACAAATGGGACTCGCCTCCAAGGCAGACCGCTTCACTAATAGCGGCCTTGAGCAACTGGGAGCTGGACCGTTCAACCAGAACCTCCAAAGCAAGCAGTTCGACCGGTTAGAAGAGTTTGCGAAACTGAATCGTCCGCCCGCAATCAAGTTCAAGGATCTGGACGAAGTTGTCACTAGCAAAGTTCGTTACAACCTCCTTCCCTTCGACGTTCGAGCCGATTTTGTACGTGTGACCAGCGATACCGTTCTAGTACCGGTAACGCTGCAAATCCGGAAGAGAAATGTAACTTACGTCAATAAAGATGGGGTGGAACGCGGAACGCTGAACATCTATGGTCGCGTCACCACTCTCACGGGCCGCATTGCTCAGACTTTCGAAGACACAGTTCAGGACGATCAGCCCGCAGAACTGCTGCCCAAGCTTCTTGACAATGCCTCGATTTACTGGAAGGCGCTGCCGCTCCGCCCTGGGCGCTATCGTTTCGATATCGTTGTGAAGGATGTGAATGGCGACCGCATGGGCACGTGGTCCCGTGGAATCATCGTTCCTGATATGAGCGACGACAAGGGGTTGACGAACTCGACGCTCATTCTTGCTGACGTGATGGAGAAGGTTCCGTCAAAGTCTGTAGGCGCAGGGAACTTTGTAATCGGCACAACGAAGGTTCGGCCTCGGCTCGATAGTGCTGATGGGACTCCGGCCAAGTTCAACCGCAACCAGAAGCTGAATTTCTGGATGCAGGTATATAACCTTGGGATCAATGATCAGAGCAAGAAGTCTTCAGCACAAATTGAATACGACATTGTGAACTCAGCCACGAAGAAGGCTGTTGTTCATGCAGTGGAAACGACCGATCAGCTCGGCAATGCCGGCGACCAGATCACGCTCGAGAAGAGCATGTCGCTGGCCAGTCTTGAACCCGGCGCGTACGAGCTGACGATCAAAGTGAACGACAATATTTCCAAGCAGTCGATCGCCCCAACGGCGAAGTTCCTGGTTCAGTAG
- a CDS encoding macrolide ABC transporter ATP-binding protein yields MATQMAELTTMDAISTRPATSAMIRVEDLWKTYDMGSEQQVHALRGVNIEIKRNEYVAIMGPSGSGKSTLMNLIGCLDTPSRGQYWLNGHLVSELDDDELARIRNKEIGFVFQTFNLLARATALHNVELPLIYNGTPSEERIRRAKEALRKVDLEPRMMHKPNELSGGQRQRVAIARALVNSPSIILADEPTGNLDSQTGNEIMALMDHLHSQGNTIVLVTHEHDISEYAHRVIYIRDGIIADDRKTGRQV; encoded by the coding sequence ATGGCGACGCAAATGGCAGAACTGACCACGATGGACGCGATTAGCACCCGGCCAGCGACCTCCGCAATGATCAGAGTCGAGGATCTCTGGAAGACCTATGACATGGGTTCAGAGCAGCAGGTCCATGCGTTGCGTGGCGTCAATATCGAAATCAAACGGAATGAATATGTCGCCATCATGGGCCCCTCCGGTTCGGGTAAGTCGACGTTAATGAACCTGATCGGATGTCTGGACACTCCAAGCCGTGGCCAGTACTGGCTCAACGGACATCTGGTAAGTGAACTTGACGATGATGAACTCGCAAGAATCCGTAACAAGGAGATCGGCTTCGTCTTCCAGACGTTCAACCTGCTGGCTCGTGCGACAGCTCTGCACAATGTCGAGCTTCCGCTGATTTATAACGGCACGCCTTCGGAAGAGCGCATTCGCCGCGCCAAAGAAGCGCTGCGCAAAGTTGATCTCGAACCCCGAATGATGCACAAGCCCAACGAACTCTCCGGCGGCCAGCGCCAGAGAGTCGCGATCGCGCGCGCCCTGGTAAATAGTCCTTCCATCATCCTGGCCGATGAGCCTACCGGCAATCTCGATTCCCAAACCGGTAATGAAATTATGGCTTTGATGGATCACCTGCATTCCCAGGGGAACACTATTGTCCTTGTGACCCACGAGCATGACATCTCCGAGTACGCGCATCGCGTGATCTACATCCGCGACGGCATCATCGCCGACGATCGTAAAACAGGACGGCAGGTTTAG
- a CDS encoding secretion protein HlyD, whose translation MPDTQTLDLPVGGSPRPSVVTSTYGAPERKKGSNAKKIIIAVAVVVVLAALIAVSVRSSQSNVITITTSKVTREDISSVVTGSGEIKAKTYVNIGAQGFGKIVKLYVKEGDKVTRGQKLAQLENVQSSADVNAQRAGIETAQKDLDSANAAIQTSMAEVARDKADLEQKTLDYNRAKDLYQSQLISKSDFDAKKAGYDVAVATLSADQAKVSQMSAQRASSVGRVSQANAMLSKLTDVLGKTEYVAPFDGIVTNLPVREGETVVVGIQNSPGSTLMTLADMSVVTAEVRVDETDIVNVKLGESADVTIDALPDHVFKGRVTEIGDQALVRSSGVATSQTTAGTQEAKDFKVVVTVDNPPENLRPGFSTTAKITTASKSNVVAVPIQALTIRTQGDLDTQRAAAAGKKGSAAAKASQSGIKDPKGKKEIQGIFVVDRNTKKVDFKPVETGIQGSTDMEVLSGLTEGQEIVTGSYKVLRTLKIGAKVKVDNSIGKKDDNS comes from the coding sequence ATGCCAGACACGCAAACACTTGATCTGCCGGTTGGTGGCAGCCCCAGACCTTCTGTCGTCACCAGCACTTACGGCGCTCCGGAACGCAAGAAGGGCAGCAACGCGAAGAAGATCATCATTGCCGTTGCTGTCGTTGTGGTGCTGGCTGCCCTCATCGCCGTCAGCGTCCGGAGCAGCCAGAGCAATGTCATCACGATTACGACTTCTAAGGTGACGCGAGAGGATATCTCAAGCGTAGTTACCGGCTCAGGAGAGATCAAGGCAAAGACGTACGTGAACATTGGAGCCCAGGGCTTTGGGAAGATCGTCAAGCTGTATGTGAAGGAAGGCGATAAAGTCACGCGTGGTCAAAAACTGGCACAGCTGGAAAACGTTCAGAGTTCGGCAGATGTGAACGCGCAGCGTGCCGGCATCGAAACCGCGCAGAAGGATCTTGATTCTGCCAACGCCGCCATCCAGACCTCAATGGCTGAGGTGGCACGGGATAAGGCCGATCTCGAGCAGAAGACTCTCGATTACAACCGTGCGAAGGATCTTTATCAAAGCCAGCTCATCTCCAAGTCCGACTTCGACGCCAAGAAAGCCGGCTATGACGTCGCAGTAGCAACCCTGAGCGCCGACCAGGCCAAAGTCTCTCAGATGAGCGCGCAGAGGGCATCTAGCGTCGGCCGTGTAAGCCAGGCGAATGCCATGTTGAGTAAGTTGACGGACGTTTTGGGTAAGACTGAATACGTTGCGCCGTTTGACGGCATCGTTACCAACCTCCCTGTACGCGAAGGAGAGACAGTTGTCGTTGGCATTCAGAATTCGCCTGGCAGCACGCTCATGACCTTGGCGGACATGTCCGTGGTTACAGCAGAAGTTCGCGTCGATGAGACGGATATCGTGAACGTGAAGCTCGGGGAATCTGCCGACGTAACCATCGATGCCCTTCCCGATCATGTCTTCAAGGGCCGCGTGACAGAGATCGGCGATCAAGCCCTGGTGCGCTCCTCCGGAGTTGCTACCTCGCAGACGACTGCAGGAACCCAGGAAGCCAAGGACTTCAAGGTCGTCGTCACGGTGGACAATCCGCCGGAAAATCTGCGTCCGGGATTCTCGACGACTGCGAAGATCACCACGGCCAGCAAGAGCAACGTGGTCGCAGTTCCTATTCAGGCATTGACGATCAGGACTCAGGGCGATCTGGATACGCAACGCGCTGCGGCTGCTGGAAAGAAGGGATCTGCTGCGGCCAAAGCGTCTCAAAGTGGCATTAAGGATCCGAAGGGCAAGAAGGAAATTCAGGGAATCTTCGTAGTTGATAGGAATACAAAAAAGGTCGATTTCAAGCCTGTTGAAACCGGCATTCAAGGCTCCACGGATATGGAAGTCCTCAGCGGCCTCACTGAAGGCCAGGAAATTGTCACTGGCAGCTACAAAGTCCTGCGCACGTTGAAAATCGGCGCCAAGGTCAAAGTAGACAACAGCATTGGGAAAAAGGACGACAACTCCTAG